From a single Okeanomitos corallinicola TIOX110 genomic region:
- a CDS encoding M50 family metallopeptidase, whose amino-acid sequence MRDPKNLKDFPPFAEAPPEFEKMGLNWLVGAAVATAILWQFPAGDYILYPFTILATWFHEMGHGLMALMLGGNFQKLLIFSNGSGVASYTMRSGLGPIGPALVAAAGPMGPPIAGAALILASRSFKTASLSLKILGGFLLFSTLVWVRSGFGLIAVPLLGIAILAVALKTSRGVQGFTIQFLGVQACVSTYHQLNYLFSYRAGPLGLSDTAQMQRYLFLPYWFWGGLMAVLSLVILVQSLRVAYRSQ is encoded by the coding sequence ATGAGAGACCCCAAGAATCTAAAAGATTTTCCACCTTTTGCAGAAGCACCCCCAGAATTTGAAAAGATGGGTTTAAACTGGCTGGTGGGAGCAGCAGTTGCTACTGCTATTCTCTGGCAATTTCCCGCTGGTGATTATATTTTATACCCATTTACCATCCTAGCGACTTGGTTTCATGAAATGGGACATGGTTTGATGGCCTTGATGTTAGGGGGAAATTTTCAGAAGTTACTGATTTTCAGTAATGGTTCTGGTGTAGCCAGCTATACTATGCGCTCAGGTTTAGGCCCAATAGGTCCGGCTTTAGTTGCTGCTGCTGGGCCAATGGGTCCACCTATTGCTGGTGCAGCCTTAATTCTGGCCTCTCGTAGTTTTAAAACCGCTTCCCTGAGTTTGAAAATTTTGGGAGGTTTTTTATTATTTTCTACCTTGGTTTGGGTACGTTCTGGATTTGGATTGATCGCAGTTCCCTTGTTGGGTATCGCTATTTTGGCAGTAGCTTTGAAAACTTCTCGTGGGGTACAAGGTTTTACAATTCAATTTTTAGGGGTGCAAGCTTGTGTGAGTACCTACCATCAATTAAATTATTTATTTAGTTATCGTGCTGGACCGTTGGGACTTTCCGATACAGCACAAATGCAAAGATATTTATTTTTACCTTATTGGTTTTGGGGTGGTTTGATGGCTGTACTTTCTTTAGTGATCTTAGTACAGAGTTTGCGGGTTGCTTATCGTTCGCAATGA
- a CDS encoding DUF4126 domain-containing protein: protein MIEILATLSAGAAAGLRLGIPLLIIGLLQGANLWSQVPVLSRISPYVLVGLLTSWSLFELFASKRLRGQRIIQMIQLFLSPIVGAIMGLAVASAAELPSWIIACVGGLLALVLQLVQLGWFYRLRGLPMWAVFLQDSLCVILVLFAVDAPQQGGLIALVLLWFAIHSAKQWYQWYWENSQQRE, encoded by the coding sequence ATGATTGAAATTCTCGCCACACTATCTGCCGGAGCAGCGGCAGGACTAAGATTAGGTATACCCTTGTTGATTATTGGTTTACTACAAGGCGCAAACCTATGGTCTCAAGTGCCAGTTTTATCGCGTATTTCACCTTATGTTTTAGTTGGACTATTAACCAGTTGGTCACTATTTGAACTATTTGCTTCCAAAAGGCTACGTGGGCAAAGAATCATACAAATGATCCAGTTATTTTTATCTCCCATTGTAGGGGCTATTATGGGGTTAGCTGTAGCATCAGCCGCAGAATTACCAAGTTGGATTATTGCCTGTGTTGGTGGTTTATTGGCTTTGGTACTACAACTTGTTCAGTTAGGTTGGTTTTATCGCTTGCGCGGTTTACCAATGTGGGCTGTATTCCTACAAGATAGTTTATGTGTAATTTTGGTACTTTTTGCTGTTGACGCTCCCCAACAAGGTGGACTAATTGCTTTAGTATTACTTTGGTTTGCCATTCACAGTGCTAAACAATGGTATCAGTGGTACTGGGAAAATAGCCAACAGAGGGAGTAA
- the hemH gene encoding ferrochelatase, whose translation MGRVGVLLLNLGGPDKLEDVGPFLYNLFSDPEIIRLPFRWMQKPLAWFIATRREKTSQENYKHIGGGSPLRRITEEQGDALKAKLEEMGKAADIYVGMRYWHPYTEEAIAQLAEDKIDKLVILPLYPQFSISTSGSSFRLLEKLWQETPKLQPLEYTVIPSWYKQPGYLQAMAELIIEQLNKFPHPDQAHIFFSAHGVPKSYVIEAGDPYQQEIEECTQLIMQTLNRPNDHTLAYQSRVGPVEWLQPYTEDALKELGAKGVKDLVVVPISFVSEHIETLQEIDIEYREIAEEAGIENFRRAAAPNTHPVFIQALADLVVESLEKPDLKLSQVTQMKKRVRMYPQERWEWGMTTSAEVWNGRIAMLGFIALVIEMLTGRGLLHAIGLL comes from the coding sequence ATGGGTCGTGTAGGCGTATTATTACTCAATCTTGGTGGACCAGACAAATTAGAAGATGTGGGTCCATTCTTATATAACCTATTTTCTGATCCTGAAATTATCCGTCTACCATTTCGTTGGATGCAAAAACCATTAGCTTGGTTTATTGCCACACGGCGAGAAAAAACTTCTCAGGAGAATTATAAACATATTGGTGGTGGTTCTCCACTACGGCGCATTACCGAAGAACAGGGAGATGCTTTAAAAGCCAAACTGGAAGAGATGGGGAAAGCAGCGGATATCTATGTAGGAATGCGTTATTGGCATCCTTACACAGAAGAGGCGATCGCTCAACTAGCAGAAGATAAAATTGACAAGTTGGTAATTTTGCCACTTTATCCCCAATTTTCTATTAGTACCAGTGGTTCTAGTTTTCGACTGTTAGAAAAACTGTGGCAAGAAACCCCCAAACTTCAGCCTTTGGAATACACCGTTATTCCTTCCTGGTACAAACAACCAGGTTATCTGCAAGCAATGGCAGAACTCATAATTGAGCAACTAAATAAATTCCCTCACCCAGATCAAGCACACATCTTTTTTAGCGCCCACGGTGTCCCAAAAAGCTATGTTATCGAAGCTGGTGATCCCTATCAGCAGGAAATTGAGGAATGTACTCAATTAATTATGCAAACCCTCAATCGTCCCAATGATCACACCTTAGCTTATCAAAGTCGGGTTGGGCCTGTGGAATGGTTGCAACCTTACACTGAGGATGCTCTCAAAGAACTAGGTGCAAAAGGTGTAAAAGACTTGGTAGTTGTGCCAATAAGTTTTGTTTCCGAACACATCGAAACCCTGCAAGAAATTGACATTGAATATCGGGAAATAGCCGAAGAAGCCGGAATTGAAAACTTTCGTCGTGCTGCTGCACCCAACACCCATCCGGTATTTATTCAAGCCCTAGCAGACTTAGTAGTTGAATCTTTAGAAAAACCTGATTTGAAACTCTCTCAAGTTACCCAGATGAAAAAAAGGGTAAGAATGTATCCCCAAGAACGTTGGGAATGGGGAATGACAACTAGCGCTGAAGTCTGGAATGGCCGTATAGCTATGCTAGGTTTTATCGCCTTAGTGATCGAAATGCTGACCGGCAGAGGTTTACTCCACGCCATAGGGCTTTTATAG